In Rutidosis leptorrhynchoides isolate AG116_Rl617_1_P2 chromosome 2, CSIRO_AGI_Rlap_v1, whole genome shotgun sequence, one genomic interval encodes:
- the LOC139892025 gene encoding endochitinase B-like, whose translation MNTLFQLVTIFSLLAHFSAFSSAQNCGRQGGNAPCSNGNCSQYGYCGNTPDHCSPANNCQSQCTGSATPTGGGTDVGSIVTSSVFDQMLKYRNDPRCSANGFYSYTAFINAAKAYSGFGTTGSADDRKRELAAFFAQTSHETTGGWPAAPDGPFAWGYCFVREKSPTSRYCDSSDWPCPQSYFGRGPMQLSHNYNYGQFGRSIGRDLINSPDLLATDPTISFKSAIWYWMTQQGNKPSSHNVITGKWSPSAADRSAGRVSGYGVITNIVNGGLECGKGRNDKVEDRIGFYRRYCNILGISPGGNLDCYNQQPFG comes from the exons ATGAATACATTATTTCAGCTTGTAACAATATTTTCCCTCTTAGCACATTTTTCAGCTTTTTCGAGTGCCCAAAACTGTGGGCGACAAGGTGGTAACGCACCATGCTCAAACGGAAACTGCAGTCAATACGGGTATTGTGGAAACACACCTGATCACTGCTCTCCAGCAAATAACTGTCAGAGTCAGTGCACTGGGAGCGCTACACCTACTGGTGGTGGTACTGATGTTGGTTCGATCGTTACTTCATCAGTATTTGATCAAATGCTTAAATACAGAAACGACCCAAGATGTAGTGCAAATGGATTTTACAGTTACACTGCTTTTATAAACGCCGCAAAAGCGTATAGTGGATTTGGTACTACTGGAAGTGCTGATGACCGAAAAAGAGAGCTCGCTGCTTTCTTTGCTCAAACCTCACATGAAACcaca GGTGGATGGCCAGCTGCACCAGATGGTCCATTTGCATGGGGATATTGCTTTGTTAGAGAAAAAAGTCCAACAAGTAGGTACTGTGACTCATCTGACTGGCCATGCCCACAAAGCTACTTTGGCAGAGGACCCATGCAACTCTCTCA CAACTACAATTATGGGCAGTTTGGAAGGTCAATTGGAAGGGACTTAATCAACAGCCCAGATCTGTTAGCCACAGACCCAACCATATCATTTAAGTCAGCGATATGGTACTGGATGACTCAACAAGGCAACAAGCCGTCAAGCCATAACGTTATAACCGGAAAGTGGAGCCCATCGGCTGCAGACAGGTCAGCAGGACGTGTCTCAGGTTATGGAGTGATCACAAACATCGTCAATGGTGGCTTGGAATGTGGAAAAGGTCGTAACGATAAGGTCGAGGACAGAATTGGATTTTACAGAAGATACTGCAACATTTTGGGTATTAGTCCTGGAGGCAATCTTGATTGTTACAATCAACAGCCTTTTGGTTAA